In bacterium, the genomic window GCTGACATTTGTTTTATGTTTATTCAATAAGTACTCTGCTGTTGCAACTTCACCAAACCTATCAGGAATTCCGAGACGCTTCACTTTCGTGGGATAATGTTCACTCAGGACTTCGCACACAGCCCCGCCAAGACCTCCCAGAATATTCTGATTTTCAATTGTTATCACACCCTTGGTCTTCTCTGCAGACAGAATAAGCGAATTCTCGTCAAATGGCTTTACGGAAGGATAATGAATCAGTTCTGCATCAATTCCCTGTTTCTCTAATTCCTGAAGAGATTTCAGGGCAATATGAGTCATATAACCCGTGCTAATAAGTGTGATATCTTTCCCTTCTTTTACGACAACAGCCTTTTCCGGATTAAATGTATAATCTTCGTCAAATATTTTCCCCATTTTGGAGCGTATCAATTGCATATAAGTCGGCTGTTTAGTTTCAGCCATATAATGAAGCACTGAACGGAGTTCATAAACATCGCATGGCGAATAAACATGCATATTTGGCATTATGCGCATAATAGCGAGATCCTGAAAGCACATATGAGTTCCGCCGTTAGGACCTGCTGTGATCCCGGGTGCTGTCCCGATTATCTTTACATTATTATTTGCATACGCCACGGAGATTGTTGCTTGATCATATACACGTCTGGACGCAAAACATGTAAAGCTA contains:
- a CDS encoding transketolase family protein, with the translated sequence MAKLHEEEMRRVYALTLNELIKENPQVMVVEADLSKASGTNPTVLKEHPKNFVNVGVSEANMICIGAGLASEGKIPFCASFTCFASRRVYDQATISVAYANNNVKIIGTAPGITAGPNGGTHMCFQDLAIMRIMPNMHVYSPCDVYELRSVLHYMAETKQPTYMQLIRSKMGKIFDEDYTFNPEKAVVVKEGKDITLISTGYMTHIALKSLQELEKQGIDAELIHYPSVKPFDENSLILSAEKTKGVITIENQNILGGLGGAVCEVLSEHYPTKVKRLGIPDRFGEVATAEYLLNKHKTNVSHIIDAAKDMLRRSNK